Proteins encoded in a region of the Candidatus Stygibacter australis genome:
- the rpsB gene encoding 30S ribosomal protein S2 produces MSVVTMKQLLESGVHFGHQTYKWNPKMDKYIFIKRNGIHILDLKQTLDAVNEAFMFIRETVTNGQSVLFVGTKKQAKDAIRNAAKKSASFFVANRWYGGMLTNMKTIRRRIEKLDYYEQIVEDGTISQFTKLEHNKLGKEFVKINNALGGIRAMDVLPGAVFIVDIMKESIAINEARKLGIPIVAMVDTNCDPDLVDYVIPANDDAIRAIDLISDIMANAIIEGRGILTEGASDPDADAKAKTEQTETEADVEKENNEPEGS; encoded by the coding sequence ATGTCAGTTGTAACTATGAAGCAACTTCTCGAAAGCGGGGTTCACTTTGGTCATCAGACCTATAAATGGAATCCCAAGATGGATAAGTATATCTTTATTAAAAGAAATGGTATCCATATTCTTGACCTTAAACAAACATTGGACGCTGTGAATGAAGCTTTTATGTTCATTCGTGAGACAGTCACCAATGGTCAAAGTGTTCTTTTTGTCGGCACAAAGAAGCAGGCAAAAGACGCGATAAGAAATGCAGCTAAAAAATCAGCATCTTTCTTTGTGGCAAACCGCTGGTATGGTGGAATGCTCACAAATATGAAAACTATCCGCAGAAGGATTGAAAAGCTGGATTATTATGAACAGATCGTCGAAGATGGCACTATCAGTCAGTTCACTAAGCTTGAACATAACAAACTCGGCAAAGAATTTGTAAAGATCAACAATGCTCTGGGCGGTATCCGTGCTATGGATGTACTTCCAGGAGCCGTGTTTATAGTTGATATTATGAAAGAAAGTATCGCTATCAATGAAGCCCGTAAACTTGGTATCCCAATCGTGGCAATGGTTGACACAAACTGCGACCCCGATCTCGTAGATTATGTGATCCCTGCTAATGATGATGCTATCAGGGCAATTGATTTGATCAGTGATATTATGGCAAATGCAATTATTGAAGGACGTGGTATTCTTACAGAAGGTGCCAGTGATCCCGATGCCGATGCAAAAGCCAAAACTGAGCAGACAGAAACCGAAGCTGACGTAGAAAAAGAAAATAACGAACCTGAAGGTTCTTAG
- the rpsI gene encoding 30S ribosomal protein S9, which yields MQYFDAIGRRKNAVARVRLTPGTGKRTANGRTMKNYLSRETLEMVVEQPLNIVSLSDKVDIKVNVRGGGLSGQAGAIRHGISRALLKYDEELRGTLKKGGFLTRDPRMVERKKPGQPKARKRFQFSKR from the coding sequence ATGCAGTATTTTGATGCAATTGGTCGCAGGAAGAATGCAGTTGCCCGGGTAAGACTTACCCCAGGGACAGGCAAGCGTACCGCAAACGGCAGAACTATGAAGAATTATCTTTCACGCGAAACTTTGGAAATGGTTGTAGAACAGCCACTTAATATCGTAAGCCTTTCTGATAAGGTAGATATTAAGGTCAATGTTCGCGGTGGTGGACTTTCCGGTCAAGCCGGAGCAATCCGACACGGTATTTCACGTGCTTTGTTAAAGTACGATGAAGAATTACGCGGTACCCTGAAAAAAGGTGGATTCCTTACTCGTGACCCTCGTATGGTTGAACGCAAGAAACCCGGTCAGCCTAAAGCACGTAAAAGATTCCAGTTCTCAAAACGTTAA
- the rplM gene encoding 50S ribosomal protein L13 — protein MKTLIPKADQIQQDWYIVDATDQVLGRLATRVASVIRGKNKPYFAPNLDTGDFVIVINAEKVRLTGNKELQKTYQRYSGYPDGLKTISYKRMMAEKPEEIIRHAVKGMLPKNILGRQLFQKLKVYAGENHPHQAQKPESLTLD, from the coding sequence ATGAAAACATTGATACCAAAAGCGGATCAAATCCAGCAAGATTGGTACATAGTTGATGCGACTGACCAGGTATTGGGTCGTCTTGCCACGCGAGTGGCAAGTGTGATACGAGGCAAGAACAAGCCTTATTTTGCGCCCAATCTGGATACTGGGGATTTTGTGATCGTGATCAACGCAGAAAAGGTTCGTCTTACTGGCAATAAAGAATTGCAGAAGACTTACCAGCGTTACAGCGGTTACCCGGATGGGTTAAAAACTATATCCTACAAGCGGATGATGGCAGAGAAGCCGGAAGAGATCATTCGTCATGCAGTGAAAGGTATGTTACCCAAGAATATCCTCGGCAGACAGTTGTTTCAGAAGCTAAAAGTTTATGCTGGTGAAAATCACCCACATCAGGCACAGAAGCCTGAATCACTTACACTTGATTAG
- a CDS encoding M23 family metallopeptidase — MGSRSVILVILLIIILAGIILFDQLRIGRLEDTLSKIMILSYSGDSLVVYHPLKLEENELFVTPSFVDNFTKYKSPFWDGIRGDNRSFQNLINEYVHNRNQDHYGCPRSGKGIKRIHEGIDLFVPENTEVYPLGDYGVVIDVSHNPNHLEWVEGENEKGELDSIQVEYGKIVKVLYPEGLISTYVHLNKVNVDIGDEVHGDTVLGLTGVTGNLVRSGKASHLHLELRYLDGSSFDPRHRLHYRGTSFADFVKMLKM, encoded by the coding sequence ATGGGAAGTAGATCTGTGATACTGGTGATACTGCTTATAATAATACTGGCCGGGATAATTTTGTTTGATCAATTGCGGATAGGACGGCTGGAAGACACTTTAAGCAAGATAATGATACTATCCTACAGTGGAGATTCTCTGGTAGTATATCATCCCCTGAAGCTGGAAGAGAACGAGCTGTTCGTCACGCCTTCATTTGTAGATAATTTTACAAAATATAAATCACCTTTCTGGGATGGTATCCGGGGAGATAACAGGAGTTTTCAAAATCTGATCAATGAATATGTACATAATCGGAATCAGGATCATTATGGGTGTCCGCGTTCAGGCAAAGGTATCAAGAGAATACATGAAGGTATCGATTTATTTGTTCCGGAAAACACCGAGGTTTATCCCCTGGGAGATTATGGGGTAGTGATTGACGTGAGTCATAATCCCAACCATCTGGAATGGGTAGAGGGTGAGAATGAGAAAGGTGAACTGGACAGTATTCAGGTGGAATATGGCAAGATAGTGAAGGTATTATATCCTGAGGGATTGATCTCGACCTATGTTCATTTGAATAAGGTGAATGTGGATATAGGAGATGAAGTACATGGAGATACAGTTTTGGGATTAACAGGAGTAACTGGGAATCTGGTGCGCTCGGGCAAGGCATCGCATCTGCATCTGGAATTACGTTATCTGGATGGCAGTTCATTTGATCCGCGTCACCGGCTTCATTATCGAGGCACATCATTTGCGGATTTTGTGAAGATGTTGAAGATGTGA